A single genomic interval of Chitinophaga sp. 180180018-3 harbors:
- a CDS encoding CusA/CzcA family heavy metal efflux RND transporter gives MLNKIIHFSVRNKLIIILFMIGLISWGSYSVTQLPIDAVPDITNNQVLVITTAPSLGAPDVERFITVPIEQATRNIPGIIEQRSFSRFGLSLVTIVFNDKTDVYWARQQVSERLGPVRAQIPPGMGDPQLGPVTTGLGEIYQYMVKPKPGYEGRYDLMKLRDIQDWTVRRQLLGVEGVADVSSFGGEVKQYEVAVDPEKLRALGLTVTDVFNSLQNNNQNTGGAYIEKGPNVVFIRSEGLAKSIADINNIVVKRINNGVPLLIRDVAKVQFGHAVKYGAMLYNDQGEVAGAVVMMLKGENSAKVIAGIKDKVKEIEKTLPEGVMIEEFLDRTKMVDNAISTVERNLIEGALIVILVLVIFMGNIRAGLIVASVIPLAMLFAIIMMNLFGVSGNLMSLGALDFGLLVDGAVIIIEAVMHKLTKGAALSGATTLTQEQMDNEVETSARTMMNSAAFGQIIILIVYLPILSLQGIEGKMFRPMAETVSFAIIGAFILSLTYVPMMGALVLNKKLNHKDSIADRMMRRIQRLYDPILKRTLRVPVPVVATAFVLFAGAILVLSSLGGEFIPQLEEGDFAVDTRLLTGSSLTNTINTTQKSARVLLDKFPEVQKVVTKIGSGEIPTDPMPMEAADMMVILKPKKEWTSAKSFPELAGKMSSALEEIPGIATGFQFPVQMRFNELMTGARQDVVCKIFGDDLDTLSHFADKLGKVIQTINGATDLYTETVTGIPQLVVTYNREAIAKFGASVNDINNTLQSAYAGATAGLIFEGDRRYDLVIRMNDRQRRDAGEIGNLPVGLPGGQQVPLNMLAHIELQDGPYQIQREDARRRITVGFNVRGRDVQSIVEELQQKTAGIRLPVGYYITYGGQYENLQHATRRLSIALPVALLLIFLLLFFAFRKLKYCVLIFSAIPLSAIGGVLALWLRGMPFSISAGIGFIALFGVAVLNGIVLIGEMNQLKKEGMTDIMQIIIQATHDRLRPVLMTATVASLGFLPMALSNGAGAEVQRPLATVVIGGLITATMLTLIVLPCLYYLAERKSKKPGVGAAVALVVLLLAIPSVGRSQEVKSISLDQAIQMATGQNRQIALGKLQESYYDALRHSSLDPAKTSIVGELGSINSTAFDNKFTVTQIFSLPVLYQRQKNVFEQEWLGARLQTQLQKAEIIRMVKQAYLQLQYINGRRVLLTKMDSIYARYTKVAVLRYEKGETNLLEKTSLDNQARQIKMLLQLTDADEEVASIQLGTLLNDKGRFRAADSMNTNTALYDTTLLAGHPELQLYQQQERIAAGNTRLERAKLLPDWSLGYSNQSIIGWQMDRNQADHYYGGGYRFSTAQIGIEVPIFTRAQRAKVKAASRMQDVAAMTSEIADIRLRARLKQNQSEYLKYQQAVNYYLNSALPQADIMIRTANLTYKNGEIGYIEWGTLINNAVTLQGQYLDAVRELNLRKIELDYLLSSYQN, from the coding sequence ATGCTAAATAAGATCATTCATTTTTCTGTCAGGAATAAGCTGATCATTATACTTTTTATGATAGGGCTGATCAGCTGGGGCAGTTATTCTGTCACGCAGCTGCCGATCGATGCTGTTCCGGACATCACCAATAACCAGGTACTGGTGATCACTACGGCGCCTAGTCTGGGCGCGCCCGATGTGGAACGTTTCATTACCGTGCCAATAGAACAGGCTACCCGTAACATACCCGGGATTATTGAACAGAGAAGCTTTTCCCGCTTTGGCCTTAGCCTTGTGACGATTGTATTCAATGATAAAACAGATGTATACTGGGCCAGGCAGCAGGTCAGCGAACGGCTTGGTCCGGTGCGCGCACAGATTCCGCCGGGAATGGGAGATCCGCAGCTGGGGCCTGTGACAACGGGCCTCGGTGAAATATACCAATACATGGTAAAGCCCAAGCCTGGTTATGAAGGCAGATACGATCTGATGAAGCTGAGGGATATACAGGACTGGACCGTCAGGCGGCAACTGCTGGGCGTGGAAGGAGTGGCCGATGTGAGCAGCTTCGGCGGCGAAGTAAAACAATATGAAGTAGCCGTAGACCCGGAAAAACTGAGGGCGCTGGGACTAACGGTAACGGACGTATTTAACAGCCTGCAGAATAATAACCAGAATACCGGAGGTGCTTATATAGAGAAGGGACCCAACGTGGTGTTCATCCGCAGTGAAGGTCTTGCCAAAAGCATTGCCGATATCAACAACATCGTCGTAAAACGCATAAATAACGGCGTGCCGCTGCTGATAAGGGATGTAGCCAAAGTGCAGTTCGGACATGCAGTAAAGTATGGGGCGATGCTCTACAACGACCAGGGCGAGGTAGCCGGTGCAGTAGTAATGATGTTGAAAGGAGAAAACAGCGCGAAAGTAATTGCCGGTATAAAAGATAAAGTAAAAGAGATAGAAAAGACGCTCCCTGAAGGTGTGATGATCGAGGAATTCCTGGATCGCACCAAAATGGTAGATAACGCCATTTCAACCGTAGAGCGTAACCTGATAGAAGGCGCATTGATCGTGATCCTGGTGCTGGTGATATTCATGGGAAATATCCGGGCGGGGTTGATTGTAGCCTCGGTGATCCCACTGGCCATGCTGTTTGCCATCATCATGATGAACCTGTTCGGCGTGAGTGGCAACCTGATGAGCCTGGGTGCGCTCGACTTTGGCTTGCTGGTCGACGGTGCCGTGATTATCATCGAAGCCGTCATGCATAAGCTGACCAAAGGCGCTGCGCTGAGTGGCGCCACTACCCTCACGCAGGAACAAATGGACAATGAAGTGGAAACCTCCGCACGCACGATGATGAACAGCGCCGCATTCGGTCAGATCATCATCCTGATCGTGTATCTGCCCATCCTTTCCCTACAGGGCATTGAAGGAAAAATGTTCAGGCCTATGGCGGAAACAGTATCCTTTGCCATTATAGGCGCCTTCATATTATCGCTTACCTATGTGCCGATGATGGGCGCCCTGGTGCTGAATAAAAAACTCAATCATAAAGACAGTATCGCCGACCGGATGATGCGCAGGATACAACGCCTGTATGATCCCATTCTGAAGCGTACACTACGTGTGCCCGTTCCCGTTGTAGCCACTGCCTTTGTATTATTCGCCGGGGCAATACTGGTGTTGAGCTCACTGGGCGGGGAATTCATCCCTCAGCTGGAAGAAGGGGATTTTGCGGTAGATACCCGTTTACTGACAGGTTCATCGCTGACCAATACCATCAATACAACTCAGAAATCGGCGCGGGTGTTGCTGGATAAGTTTCCGGAGGTGCAGAAGGTGGTCACCAAGATAGGTTCCGGAGAGATCCCTACAGATCCCATGCCGATGGAAGCAGCAGATATGATGGTGATATTAAAGCCAAAGAAAGAATGGACCAGTGCTAAGTCTTTTCCGGAGCTGGCCGGTAAAATGAGCAGTGCGCTGGAAGAAATACCCGGCATTGCCACCGGATTCCAGTTCCCGGTACAGATGCGTTTCAACGAGCTGATGACCGGCGCCAGGCAGGATGTAGTGTGCAAGATCTTTGGGGACGACCTGGATACGCTCTCCCACTTTGCTGATAAACTGGGGAAGGTGATACAAACCATCAATGGGGCTACTGATCTGTATACAGAAACAGTAACCGGGATTCCACAGCTGGTGGTGACGTATAACCGGGAAGCGATTGCAAAATTCGGCGCCTCAGTGAATGATATCAATAACACCCTGCAATCGGCCTATGCAGGGGCGACCGCCGGATTGATATTTGAGGGCGACCGCCGCTATGACCTGGTCATCCGTATGAACGACCGGCAGCGGCGGGATGCAGGTGAAATCGGTAATCTGCCGGTGGGACTGCCCGGCGGGCAGCAGGTGCCGTTGAATATGCTGGCGCATATTGAATTGCAGGATGGCCCCTATCAGATCCAGCGCGAAGATGCGCGCCGCCGTATTACTGTGGGCTTCAATGTGAGGGGGCGCGACGTGCAGAGCATCGTGGAAGAGTTGCAGCAGAAAACCGCCGGGATCAGGCTGCCGGTGGGTTATTATATTACTTACGGAGGACAATATGAAAATCTGCAGCATGCTACGCGCCGACTGAGTATAGCCTTGCCCGTAGCCTTGTTGCTCATCTTCCTGTTATTATTTTTTGCATTCCGCAAATTAAAATACTGTGTACTCATCTTCTCTGCAATTCCTTTATCGGCCATTGGAGGCGTGCTGGCGTTATGGTTAAGAGGCATGCCTTTCAGCATTTCGGCAGGCATAGGTTTCATCGCACTTTTCGGGGTGGCGGTGTTGAATGGGATAGTATTGATCGGAGAAATGAACCAGTTGAAAAAAGAGGGTATGACAGATATTATGCAAATCATTATTCAGGCAACGCACGACAGGCTGCGGCCAGTGTTGATGACGGCCACCGTGGCCTCATTGGGCTTCCTGCCGATGGCACTGAGCAACGGCGCCGGTGCCGAGGTACAACGCCCGCTGGCCACCGTTGTCATAGGCGGACTTATCACCGCTACTATGCTGACGCTGATAGTACTCCCCTGCCTTTACTATCTGGCAGAAAGAAAATCGAAAAAACCGGGAGTTGGCGCAGCCGTTGCATTAGTGGTGCTGCTACTGGCTATTCCTTCCGTGGGCCGGAGCCAGGAAGTTAAATCCATCAGCTTAGACCAGGCCATACAAATGGCTACCGGACAAAACCGGCAGATTGCATTGGGGAAGCTACAGGAATCGTATTACGATGCCTTACGGCACTCCTCGCTGGATCCGGCGAAAACCAGTATCGTTGGCGAATTGGGCAGCATCAACAGTACTGCCTTCGACAACAAATTCACAGTAACGCAGATATTTTCCCTGCCCGTATTATACCAAAGGCAGAAGAATGTATTTGAGCAGGAATGGCTGGGTGCGAGACTGCAAACACAGTTGCAGAAAGCGGAAATCATCCGGATGGTAAAGCAGGCCTATCTCCAGCTGCAATATATTAATGGCCGCCGGGTACTATTGACGAAGATGGATAGCATCTACGCCCGTTATACCAAAGTGGCGGTGCTGCGGTACGAAAAAGGAGAAACTAATCTGCTTGAAAAAACGTCGCTCGACAACCAGGCACGCCAGATAAAAATGTTGTTACAGCTGACAGATGCCGATGAAGAAGTAGCCAGCATTCAATTGGGCACACTGTTGAATGATAAGGGCCGCTTCCGTGCTGCCGACAGTATGAACACCAACACAGCGCTATATGACACCACGTTGCTGGCCGGGCATCCGGAGCTGCAGCTGTATCAGCAACAGGAACGGATTGCTGCCGGCAACACCCGGCTGGAACGGGCTAAATTGCTGCCCGACTGGAGCCTGGGTTATTCCAATCAGTCGATCATTGGCTGGCAGATGGATAGAAACCAGGCAGATCACTACTACGGAGGCGGTTACCGTTTTTCTACCGCGCAGATAGGCATAGAAGTGCCCATTTTCACCCGGGCACAACGGGCGAAAGTAAAAGCAGCTTCGCGTATGCAGGATGTGGCAGCCATGACATCGGAAATTGCAGATATCAGGCTGCGGGCGCGACTGAAACAGAACCAGAGCGAGTACCTGAAATACCAGCAGGCCGTGAATTACTATCTCAATAGCGCATTACCTCAGGCTGATATTATGATAAGGACTGCTAACCTTACCTACAAAAACGGAGAGATCGGGTATATTGAGTGGGGAACGCTCATCAACAATGCCGTGACCTTACAGGGTCAATACCTGGATGCAGTCCGGGAGTTGAACCTGCGAAAAATTGAACTGGATTATTTATTGTCTTCCTATCAAAACTAA